The Corynebacterium comes genome window below encodes:
- a CDS encoding glycosyltransferase codes for MTVGTRASLRIALIAPARHPIREPYAGGLEAFCHTLVRAVRDLGHSVDLYAARGSQGHVTDLELPGIDWGGELMSASDTGYPPGVREAEDAAFARLLRHLAGQRYDVIHNNSLTPVLFDAEHGLPVLTTLHTPALPEVQAAITAAGERAGRFAAVSATTAADWELPTPATIIPNGVDTLSWQPGPGGRAAVWFGRIVPEKGLHLAMDACRLVGIPLVFAGRVGDHRYFATHIVPRMTDGAATWVGELDHRGLRTLVGRARICLVTPRWEEPFGLVAFESMACGTPVAAFRRGGLGEMLAAAPASLAEPDDVESLAASILVAEGIDRGLVREWVIRHHSLTEVARRYVGLYSEVPAR; via the coding sequence ATGACTGTGGGCACCCGGGCCAGCCTCCGGATCGCCCTGATCGCACCGGCGCGCCACCCCATCCGCGAGCCATACGCCGGCGGACTCGAGGCCTTCTGCCACACCCTGGTCCGCGCGGTGCGGGACCTCGGGCACAGCGTGGACCTGTACGCCGCCCGCGGCTCGCAGGGGCATGTGACCGATCTTGAGCTGCCGGGAATCGACTGGGGCGGGGAACTCATGTCCGCCAGCGACACCGGCTACCCGCCCGGCGTCCGGGAGGCTGAGGACGCCGCCTTCGCCCGACTTCTCCGGCATCTCGCCGGACAACGCTACGACGTCATCCACAACAACAGCCTCACCCCGGTCCTGTTCGACGCGGAACACGGACTGCCGGTGCTCACCACCCTGCACACGCCGGCGCTACCGGAGGTGCAGGCGGCCATCACCGCCGCCGGGGAGCGCGCCGGGCGATTCGCTGCGGTGTCCGCCACCACCGCCGCCGACTGGGAGCTGCCCACCCCCGCGACGATCATCCCCAACGGCGTGGACACCCTGTCCTGGCAGCCCGGCCCCGGTGGTCGCGCCGCGGTGTGGTTCGGCCGCATCGTCCCCGAGAAAGGCCTGCATCTGGCCATGGACGCCTGCCGACTCGTCGGCATCCCGCTGGTCTTCGCGGGACGGGTGGGCGATCACCGGTACTTCGCCACCCACATCGTTCCCCGGATGACCGACGGCGCCGCCACGTGGGTGGGGGAACTCGACCACCGTGGCCTGCGGACTCTGGTCGGCAGAGCCCGTATCTGCCTGGTCACCCCCCGGTGGGAGGAGCCCTTCGGCCTCGTCGCCTTCGAGTCCATGGCCTGCGGCACCCCGGTCGCGGCGTTCCGACGCGGCGGCCTCGGCGAGATGCTCGCCGCCGCGCCCGCGTCCCTGGCAGAGCCCGATGACGTGGAATCCCTGGCGGCCTCGATCCTCGTGGCCGAGGGCATCGATCGCGGGCTCG